One segment of Manihot esculenta cultivar AM560-2 chromosome 4, M.esculenta_v8, whole genome shotgun sequence DNA contains the following:
- the LOC110613168 gene encoding auxin-responsive protein SAUR71: MGVKASKLGKLIGARGVKRLGAPPLAPRGYVPICVGVNDDTRRFIVHRKALGDAEFLELLCKSAEEYGFCNEGVLRIQYEAKDFEEWIIRKAKLRIIRVNPL, encoded by the coding sequence ATGGGAGTGAAAGCCAGTAAGCTAGGGAAATTGATTGGAGCTAGAGGGGTTAAGAGACTAGGAGCTCCTCCATTGGCTCCTAGAGGCTATGTCCCAATTTGTGTAGGAGTTAATGATGATACTAGGAGATTTATTGTTCATAGAAAAGCTCTTGGTGATGCAGAATTCTTGGAGCTTCTCTGTAAATCAGCTGAAGAATATGGTTTCTGCAATGAAGGTGTTCTGAGAATTCAATATGAGGCAAAGGATTTTGAAGAATGGATCATCAGAAAGGCCAAGCTAAGGATTATTCGCGTTAACCCATTGTAA